Proteins from a genomic interval of Tenacibaculum sp. SZ-18:
- a CDS encoding vitamin K epoxide reductase family protein: MIVQRLLSKNKIAYDKKELAFQIKSHPSYPSLHAITGVLDHFNIENIAAEVPTDIQTLHQLPDSFIAQINTDEGTDLVTVSRIKNKPEYLIFSSSSKDNRLSESEFIQKFTGIIVAVEKTDNETAGKESNTFVDYILLVFLVSAIGFLNYENIGAINLAHVVLSLFGIVASYSILKQELGENTLIGDAFCSGNNEKKDCDAVLTSKGAEIIKNHKLSDLSIMYFIGLTIASLSLSNFNPVFFISALALPITIYSIYYQSQVVKTWCTLCLSIVGILWLQAGLIFFETKDFTSLFNMDTKDIVVTALSFIGTYATWRYIKPLVKDIINLRKEKIESVKFKRNFNLFNSLLQKSPKLNTQIQNSGEIIFGNKNSSLEITIITNPFCGHCKPVHKLVDQILERYNNLVKVTIRFNVPVENPDVNGVVVANRLIELYNEKGEKDCMLAMNEIYGDVDYETWLKSWKTSDNFDSYQEVLKSEKEWCTTNGINFTPEILINGKSFPKEYSRTDLSFFIEDLEENYSNIPQHSEL, translated from the coding sequence ATGATAGTGCAGAGGCTGCTATCTAAGAATAAAATTGCATATGATAAGAAAGAACTTGCCTTTCAAATAAAAAGTCATCCTTCTTATCCAAGTTTACATGCTATAACTGGTGTCTTAGATCATTTCAATATTGAAAATATTGCAGCTGAAGTACCAACCGATATTCAAACTCTTCATCAATTACCTGATAGTTTTATTGCTCAAATAAATACTGATGAAGGAACAGACCTTGTCACGGTTTCGAGAATTAAAAATAAACCTGAGTATTTAATTTTCTCAAGTAGCAGTAAAGATAATAGACTTTCGGAATCTGAATTCATTCAAAAATTTACCGGGATAATTGTCGCTGTAGAAAAAACTGATAACGAAACCGCAGGTAAAGAATCTAACACTTTCGTTGACTATATCTTACTAGTTTTTCTTGTAAGTGCTATTGGTTTCCTTAATTATGAAAATATTGGTGCAATAAATCTAGCACATGTAGTATTATCTTTATTTGGAATCGTAGCCAGTTACAGTATTCTGAAGCAAGAACTTGGAGAAAACACATTAATCGGGGATGCGTTTTGCTCTGGAAATAATGAAAAGAAAGACTGTGATGCAGTTTTAACCTCAAAAGGAGCAGAAATTATAAAAAATCATAAATTGAGCGACCTCAGTATAATGTACTTTATTGGTTTAACAATTGCCTCTTTAAGTTTAAGTAATTTTAATCCAGTATTTTTTATAAGTGCTCTAGCACTTCCAATAACAATATATTCTATTTATTATCAGTCACAGGTCGTAAAAACTTGGTGTACTTTATGTTTGTCAATTGTTGGCATATTATGGCTACAAGCTGGTCTTATTTTCTTTGAAACAAAAGATTTTACCTCGCTATTTAATATGGATACAAAGGATATTGTTGTTACCGCTTTAAGTTTCATTGGAACTTATGCAACTTGGCGATATATCAAACCATTAGTTAAAGATATAATCAATCTTAGAAAGGAAAAAATTGAATCTGTAAAATTCAAAAGAAATTTTAACTTATTTAATAGTCTATTACAAAAATCTCCTAAACTAAATACTCAAATACAAAATTCTGGTGAAATAATTTTTGGTAATAAAAACTCTTCTCTAGAAATTACGATTATTACCAACCCTTTTTGCGGTCACTGTAAGCCAGTCCACAAATTAGTAGATCAAATTTTAGAGCGATATAACAATCTCGTTAAAGTAACTATTCGTTTTAATGTTCCAGTCGAAAATCCAGATGTAAATGGAGTTGTTGTTGCCAATAGATTAATTGAATTATACAATGAAAAAGGTGAAAAGGATTGTATGCTAGCAATGAATGAAATCTATGGTGACGTAGATTATGAAACCTGGTTAAAGTCTTGGAAAACAAGCGATAATTTTGATAGTTATCAGGAAGTATTAAAAAGTGAAAAAGAATGGTGTACCACAAATGGTATTAATTTCACTCCTGAAATTCTAATTAACGGAAAATCTTTCCCAAAAGAATATAGTAGAACTGATTTAAGTTTTTTCATTGAGGACTTAGAAGAAAACTATAGTAACATTCCCCAACATTCTGAACTATAA
- a CDS encoding GH92 family glycosyl hydrolase — MRRIFILILALAITSCKEKIRNTNTSETDKIEYTKFVNPFIGTSKMGHVFPGATTPFGMVQLSPQTNFQVMFDQNGSYNKETYEYCAGYQYRDSTIIGFTHTNFSGTGHSDLGDFLVMPTTGDLVLDPIKMKDGKKGFYSTFFHEHEEASPGYYKVDLNSYGIKVELTASDRVGFHQYTFPKSNDAHIILDMVYNVYHHDNKNVWTFLRVENNSTITGYRQTKGWARDKKVFFAAKFSKPFKSYGHKKYDTIKYDGFYRRFNQDENFPEMAGKNLRAYFNFDTDKDEQIRIKFALSNVSTSGALKNLEAEIPHWDFNKTYTETKNKWNQELSKIEVKTLTKEQKTTFYTALYHTNLSPIVYEDIDGKYRGLDQNIYTSEGFTNYTIFSLWDTYRALHPLYNITQPKRNNDMIKSMLAHHDQSVHNMLPIWSHYSNENWCMIGYHATSVIADALAKNVGDFSINQALKASTNTATVRYFDGIGDYIDYKYVPDDKSHSSVSKTLEYAYNDWCISKIAKRAGNSHIEKEYTIRSEYYKNVYDPSIGFMRPKLANGTFRENFDPMDTHGQGFIEGNAWNYGLYVPQNINKMIEMMGGKEKFCSQLDQLFSMEIEDKYIVNHEDITRDGIIGNYVHGNEPGHHIPYLYNWTGHPEKTQSRVRMIMDSMYGSTVDGLCGNDDAGQMSAWYIFSSLGFYPVTPGSSNYALGSPLIKEAVIHLENGNTLTIKALNQSRANVYVKSVILNGKKIEGTLISHNDITKGGEMIFEMSHNYK, encoded by the coding sequence ATGAGAAGAATATTTATACTTATTTTAGCTTTAGCAATTACTTCTTGTAAAGAAAAGATAAGAAATACCAACACTTCAGAAACCGATAAGATTGAATACACAAAATTTGTAAACCCTTTTATAGGAACAAGTAAAATGGGACATGTTTTTCCAGGTGCTACCACACCCTTTGGAATGGTGCAACTTAGCCCTCAAACTAACTTTCAAGTAATGTTCGATCAAAATGGCAGTTACAATAAAGAAACTTATGAATATTGCGCTGGATATCAATATAGAGACTCTACCATTATAGGCTTTACTCATACTAACTTTAGTGGAACTGGACATTCAGACTTAGGTGATTTTCTTGTTATGCCTACTACTGGGGATTTGGTTCTTGATCCTATAAAGATGAAAGATGGGAAAAAAGGTTTCTACTCTACTTTCTTCCATGAACATGAAGAAGCTTCTCCGGGCTATTATAAAGTGGATTTAAATAGTTATGGAATTAAAGTAGAGTTAACAGCAAGTGATCGTGTTGGTTTTCATCAATATACTTTTCCAAAATCTAATGACGCACATATTATATTAGATATGGTATATAATGTGTATCATCATGATAATAAAAACGTATGGACTTTTCTTCGTGTAGAAAATAATTCTACTATCACTGGGTATCGACAAACTAAAGGATGGGCTAGAGACAAGAAAGTATTTTTTGCTGCTAAATTCTCAAAGCCTTTTAAAAGTTATGGTCATAAAAAATATGATACCATTAAATATGACGGTTTTTACAGACGATTTAATCAAGATGAAAATTTCCCAGAAATGGCAGGAAAAAACCTAAGAGCGTATTTCAATTTTGACACTGATAAAGATGAACAAATAAGAATAAAGTTTGCTTTATCCAATGTAAGTACGTCTGGTGCTCTAAAAAATTTAGAAGCTGAAATACCGCATTGGGATTTCAATAAAACATACACAGAAACAAAAAATAAGTGGAATCAGGAGCTTTCAAAAATTGAAGTTAAAACTTTAACTAAAGAACAAAAAACAACCTTTTATACAGCGTTGTATCATACCAATCTTTCTCCTATTGTATATGAGGATATTGATGGAAAATACCGTGGATTAGACCAAAATATATACACATCAGAAGGGTTTACTAATTATACAATATTTTCTCTTTGGGACACCTATAGAGCACTTCATCCTCTCTACAATATAACTCAACCGAAAAGAAATAATGACATGATAAAATCAATGTTAGCTCATCACGATCAAAGTGTACATAACATGTTACCTATTTGGAGTCATTATTCCAATGAAAACTGGTGTATGATTGGTTATCACGCAACATCAGTTATTGCAGATGCTTTAGCAAAAAACGTAGGAGACTTTAGTATTAATCAGGCCCTTAAAGCTTCAACCAATACAGCAACAGTTCGTTATTTTGATGGCATTGGAGACTATATAGATTACAAATATGTTCCAGATGATAAAAGTCATTCATCAGTATCAAAAACATTAGAATACGCTTATAATGATTGGTGTATCTCAAAAATAGCGAAAAGGGCAGGAAACTCTCATATTGAAAAAGAATACACAATAAGATCTGAATATTATAAAAACGTATATGATCCTTCTATTGGATTTATGAGACCAAAATTAGCTAATGGAACTTTTAGAGAGAACTTCGACCCAATGGATACTCATGGACAAGGTTTTATTGAAGGGAATGCATGGAATTATGGGCTATACGTTCCTCAAAACATCAACAAAATGATTGAAATGATGGGTGGTAAAGAAAAATTTTGTAGCCAATTAGATCAGTTATTTTCTATGGAAATAGAAGATAAATATATTGTAAACCATGAAGATATTACTCGTGATGGAATTATCGGAAATTATGTGCATGGAAATGAACCAGGTCATCATATACCTTATTTATATAATTGGACAGGACATCCTGAAAAAACTCAATCCCGTGTACGAATGATAATGGACTCAATGTATGGATCAACTGTAGATGGTTTATGTGGAAATGATGATGCCGGACAAATGAGTGCTTGGTATATTTTTAGCAGTTTAGGATTTTATCCAGTAACACCAGGATCTTCAAATTATGCATTAGGAAGCCCATTGATAAAAGAAGCCGTTATTCATTTAGAAAATGGAAATACATTGACCATAAAAGCTCTTAATCAAAGTAGAGCTAATGTTTATGTGAAAAGTGTTATTTTAAACGGTAAAAAAATAGAAGGTACTTTAATATCACATAATGATATCACTAAAGGAGGTGAAATGATTTTTGAAATGAGCCACAACTATAAATAA
- a CDS encoding helix-turn-helix transcriptional regulator — protein sequence MKNIGNTFSQFIYMIFLIAHTFKISAQTNSYNSITLDNYKSDIVNQYYLFQETKEKNYINNILRFLKINELHIKEDSIYSKILYLKGVNSEVYLHRHEEAKNLLQHSLNLAEKTNDYFLIGCIKNLLGVIYSMRERKYSESDSLFREAKIYSKKSNNIDQLVDTYYNLTVNARYMNDWISSLIYSKSFLEVLKESNKKIVNYSRIYYYVADNHLQVQNYTEAINTLNTYKEYDSYADSYTRSLINKAFAKYYKEIGKLNEALRYYKLSSEELEAAFKNNETKLSNSFAEKLELEYEFASLKDKTINNQNEELYIKSVFILALFVLILVSGWIIFSNTKKSKQIKSLNDRLGKSVIDLREKNKDLNKKNKEIDNLLFLNEQSLFSRALRISTYNDTIKKISDDIESYAMSNSSSSNFLFKLNEKLATLISEEDMWKDFKIQFEKTRPDFFIKLKRIAPSLSVNDLKHCTYIVSNLKSKEVARLINVSPRSVETTRYRVKKKLGLEKGDNLYDFLTTL from the coding sequence ATGAAAAACATAGGAAATACTTTTTCTCAATTCATTTACATGATTTTTCTAATCGCACATACTTTTAAAATATCTGCACAAACTAATTCATATAATTCAATTACACTTGATAATTATAAAAGTGACATTGTTAATCAATATTATTTATTTCAAGAAACTAAAGAAAAAAATTACATAAACAATATTCTTAGATTTTTAAAAATAAATGAACTACATATTAAGGAGGATTCAATTTACAGTAAAATTCTCTACTTAAAAGGGGTAAATAGTGAAGTATATTTGCATAGACATGAAGAAGCAAAAAATTTATTACAACATTCATTAAATCTTGCAGAAAAAACAAATGATTATTTCCTAATAGGTTGTATTAAAAACTTATTGGGTGTGATTTATTCGATGAGAGAGAGAAAATATAGTGAATCAGATAGCTTATTTAGGGAAGCCAAAATTTACAGTAAAAAGTCTAATAATATCGATCAATTAGTAGATACATATTACAATTTAACTGTAAACGCAAGATACATGAATGATTGGATCTCGTCTTTAATTTACTCAAAGTCTTTTCTTGAGGTGTTAAAAGAATCTAATAAGAAAATAGTAAACTATTCAAGGATTTATTATTATGTAGCAGATAATCATTTGCAGGTTCAAAACTATACCGAGGCTATAAATACTTTAAACACTTACAAGGAGTACGACTCCTATGCCGATAGTTACACAAGAAGTTTAATAAATAAAGCTTTTGCCAAATATTATAAAGAGATAGGGAAATTAAATGAAGCGCTCAGGTATTATAAATTGTCAAGTGAGGAACTAGAAGCTGCCTTTAAAAATAATGAAACAAAACTAAGTAATTCTTTTGCTGAAAAACTTGAGTTGGAATATGAATTTGCTTCCTTAAAAGATAAAACAATAAATAATCAAAATGAAGAGTTGTATATAAAATCTGTATTCATATTGGCTTTATTTGTCTTGATATTGGTATCAGGATGGATAATATTTTCAAATACGAAAAAAAGTAAACAAATTAAAAGTCTTAATGATAGATTAGGTAAATCAGTTATAGATCTTAGGGAAAAAAACAAAGACTTAAACAAGAAAAATAAAGAGATAGATAACTTACTTTTTTTGAATGAACAATCTTTATTTTCAAGGGCTTTAAGAATATCTACTTATAATGATACAATTAAGAAAATATCTGACGATATTGAAAGTTATGCTATGAGTAACTCCAGCTCGTCTAATTTTTTATTTAAGTTGAATGAAAAATTAGCAACACTAATATCTGAAGAAGATATGTGGAAAGATTTTAAGATCCAATTTGAAAAAACAAGACCTGATTTTTTTATTAAACTCAAGAGAATAGCTCCAAGTTTATCGGTTAATGATTTAAAACATTGCACATATATAGTTTCTAATCTTAAAAGTAAAGAAGTAGCAAGATTAATTAATGTTTCCCCGAGAAGTGTAGAAACTACTCGATATAGAGTAAAAAAGAAATTAGGACTAGAAAAAGGTGATAATTTGTATGATTTCTTAACCACATTATAG
- a CDS encoding T9SS type A sorting domain-containing protein, with protein MSYKYIILLLFVGTLCHGQYKTNSPWDLGDAQRKGAKPTLKEMASQAEKYFSTIDASKKGSGLKPFKRWENNWSHYLNEDGTIASKEKLWDAWRVKNALHGKSAKNNTNVSDWKSLGPFSSTSRYFSDPTKTVGQGRVNTIAVDPNDSNTYYVGSPAGGIWKSTDAGINWTPLRDYLPQIGVSGIAIDPNNSDIIYIATGDDDSSHSYAVGVWKSTDGGTTWNNTGAIPGNPDNMNEIYIFPNNSRTIIVATSTGLQKSINGGVTWSTKLTGYIDDIKMKPGDPNIWYAVSRNMFYRSTDRGETFTAISLPGLTNSGRLTMDVTDADDAYVYVVSATVRDNDLGLNYNFNGIYKSTNSGITFTKTAETNDIFGSTQAWYDLALTVSDKDKDIVYVGVLDLWKSTNGGDNFSQINKWDVWESPNYTHADIHFLRFLDGKLFAGTDGGIYVSEDEGVNFTYLTENIAISQFYRISISQEGREVIAGGLQDNGGFGYNNSGWRHYHGGDGMEGIVDPNDSQTYYGFTQYGGYLNITNDSGISLSRQIGSPPEERGPGDSGGEWITPMAITSNSEIYAGYSQVYKFNGTNGWDKISDHNFEDDDIDRLVINPENNDIMYVAQGEGLHRSSDRGVTFTKINFDEGTIRGIATDPSDEEAIWVATSNNVHKITNITGSVPTKTVIGTNIPLESLTVIKHHKGSDNNTLYLGTTLGVYFINDDLTEWQSFDTNLPNTQIRDLEIHELNSTLYAGTFGRGIFYSDIPTSSVLSAEDDVFLSGISIYPNPSQNIFNIKRTTSDELTVKVLDLTGKQVFTKKNITDTTFEIDMSSYSSGIYIMNMSSNGKIATKKLIKR; from the coding sequence ATGAGCTACAAATATATAATTCTCTTATTATTTGTTGGCACTTTGTGTCACGGACAATATAAAACAAACTCTCCTTGGGATCTTGGAGATGCTCAACGAAAAGGTGCAAAACCGACCTTGAAAGAGATGGCTTCGCAAGCAGAAAAATATTTTAGCACAATCGATGCTAGTAAAAAGGGTAGTGGTTTAAAACCATTTAAAAGATGGGAAAATAACTGGTCTCATTATTTAAATGAAGATGGGACTATAGCATCAAAGGAAAAGTTATGGGACGCTTGGAGAGTAAAAAATGCGCTTCATGGCAAATCAGCAAAAAACAATACAAATGTAAGTGACTGGAAATCTTTAGGGCCTTTTAGTAGCACTTCACGATACTTTTCAGATCCAACTAAAACTGTCGGTCAAGGAAGAGTAAACACAATAGCTGTTGACCCTAACGATTCGAACACCTATTATGTTGGATCTCCTGCTGGTGGTATATGGAAATCAACTGATGCAGGAATCAACTGGACTCCTTTAAGAGACTACTTACCACAAATAGGAGTATCTGGTATTGCCATAGATCCTAACAACTCGGATATTATTTACATTGCAACTGGTGATGATGACTCGTCTCATTCGTATGCTGTTGGAGTATGGAAAAGTACTGATGGAGGCACCACTTGGAATAATACAGGAGCAATCCCTGGAAATCCAGATAATATGAATGAAATTTATATATTTCCTAACAATTCACGTACTATTATCGTGGCTACCTCTACAGGTTTACAAAAAAGTATTAACGGAGGTGTTACCTGGAGTACAAAATTGACTGGCTATATTGACGATATCAAAATGAAGCCAGGAGATCCAAACATTTGGTATGCTGTTTCTCGAAATATGTTTTATAGATCTACAGACCGAGGAGAAACCTTCACCGCAATTTCATTACCTGGTTTAACAAATTCTGGAAGGTTAACAATGGATGTAACTGATGCAGATGACGCTTATGTTTACGTTGTTAGTGCTACAGTAAGAGACAATGATTTAGGTTTAAATTATAATTTTAATGGAATTTATAAGTCCACCAATAGCGGAATAACATTTACTAAAACCGCCGAAACAAATGATATCTTTGGCAGTACTCAAGCTTGGTATGATTTAGCTCTAACAGTTTCAGATAAAGACAAAGATATTGTTTACGTTGGGGTTCTAGACTTATGGAAATCAACAAACGGTGGTGATAATTTTTCACAAATCAACAAATGGGATGTATGGGAATCTCCAAATTATACGCATGCGGATATTCATTTCTTAAGATTCCTAGACGGAAAGCTCTTTGCAGGAACAGATGGTGGAATATATGTGTCTGAGGATGAAGGTGTCAATTTTACTTACCTTACAGAAAATATAGCTATTAGTCAATTTTATAGAATTTCCATTTCACAAGAAGGAAGAGAGGTAATTGCTGGTGGATTGCAAGACAATGGTGGATTTGGATACAACAATAGCGGCTGGAGACATTATCATGGCGGTGATGGAATGGAAGGAATAGTTGATCCGAACGACTCACAAACATATTATGGTTTTACTCAATATGGTGGTTATTTAAATATAACCAACGATAGTGGTATAAGTCTTTCACGTCAAATTGGTTCTCCACCTGAGGAGCGAGGTCCTGGTGATTCAGGAGGTGAATGGATTACACCAATGGCTATAACAAGCAACAGTGAAATATACGCTGGTTATAGTCAGGTATATAAGTTTAATGGGACAAATGGATGGGATAAAATTTCAGACCATAACTTCGAAGATGATGATATAGATCGATTAGTAATTAATCCGGAAAATAACGACATAATGTATGTAGCGCAAGGAGAAGGATTACATAGAAGCTCTGACAGAGGAGTAACCTTTACAAAGATTAACTTCGATGAAGGAACCATAAGAGGTATAGCGACCGACCCTTCCGACGAAGAAGCTATTTGGGTAGCTACTAGTAATAACGTACATAAAATTACCAATATAACAGGCTCTGTTCCCACAAAAACTGTAATTGGAACTAATATTCCATTAGAAAGCTTAACTGTTATTAAACACCATAAAGGAAGTGATAATAATACCCTGTATTTAGGAACTACATTAGGAGTATACTTTATTAATGATGATTTAACGGAATGGCAGTCTTTTGATACAAATTTACCAAATACACAAATTAGAGATTTAGAAATCCATGAGTTAAATTCAACACTATATGCGGGAACATTCGGTAGAGGAATATTCTACTCTGACATACCTACCTCTTCAGTATTATCTGCAGAAGACGATGTTTTCCTTAGCGGTATTTCGATTTACCCAAATCCATCTCAAAATATTTTTAATATTAAAAGGACTACATCAGATGAGTTAACTGTTAAAGTATTAGATCTAACAGGAAAGCAAGTTTTTACTAAAAAGAACATTACGGACACTACTTTTGAAATAGATATGAGTTCATATTCTAGTGGTATTTATATCATGAACATGTCTTCCAATGGAAAAATAGCGACTAAAAAACTAATTAAAAGATAA
- a CDS encoding regulatory protein RecX, whose amino-acid sequence MNKKEVYTVEEIKRKMERYCVYQDRCHKEVENKLREYKLIQVAKEAILLHLLEHDFLNEQRFSKSFARGKYRIKKWGRLRISRELKIRNISDYNIKTALKEIDNELYMSNLFHLTKNKNELIKDQNIYERRRKLYTYLNYRGYELNLINQVINQVIK is encoded by the coding sequence ATGAATAAAAAGGAGGTTTATACGGTTGAAGAGATTAAACGAAAAATGGAGCGCTATTGCGTTTATCAAGATCGTTGTCATAAAGAAGTGGAAAATAAGTTAAGAGAATATAAACTAATTCAAGTTGCAAAAGAGGCTATTTTATTACATCTCTTAGAGCATGATTTTTTAAATGAACAACGATTTTCGAAAAGTTTTGCTCGTGGAAAATATCGAATAAAAAAATGGGGACGACTTAGGATTTCTAGAGAATTGAAAATTAGAAATATTTCAGATTATAATATAAAAACAGCGTTGAAGGAAATAGACAATGAGTTGTATATGAGTAATTTATTTCATCTTACGAAGAATAAAAATGAACTCATCAAAGATCAAAACATATACGAAAGAAGACGGAAGTTATATACGTATTTAAACTATCGAGGTTATGAATTAAATTTAATTAATCAGGTAATTAATCAAGTCATAAAATAA